A genomic window from Pseudocitrobacter corydidari includes:
- the narI gene encoding respiratory nitrate reductase subunit gamma, whose protein sequence is MIQFLNVFFYDIYPYICGTVFLLGSWVRYDYGQYTWRASSSQMLDKRGMVLWSNLFHVGILGIFFGHLFGMLTPHWMYAWFLPIAVKQQMAMILGGVCGVLTLVGGAGLLVRRLTNPRVRATSSTADILILSILLIQCILGLTTIPFSAQHPDGSEMLKLVGWAQSVVTFQGGASTYLDGVAIIYRVHLVLGMTIFLLFPFTRLVHVWSAPIEYVTRRYQVVRSRR, encoded by the coding sequence ATGATCCAGTTTCTCAACGTCTTCTTTTATGACATCTACCCCTATATTTGCGGCACAGTATTTTTACTCGGCAGTTGGGTGCGTTATGACTACGGTCAGTATACGTGGCGCGCCTCGTCCAGCCAGATGCTCGACAAACGCGGGATGGTGTTGTGGTCGAATCTCTTCCACGTCGGCATTCTGGGGATCTTCTTCGGTCACCTGTTCGGCATGCTAACGCCCCACTGGATGTACGCCTGGTTTCTGCCGATTGCGGTAAAACAGCAAATGGCCATGATCCTCGGCGGCGTGTGCGGTGTGCTCACGCTGGTGGGCGGCGCAGGCCTTCTGGTGCGTCGTCTGACCAACCCACGCGTGCGCGCCACCTCGAGCACCGCCGATATCCTGATCCTCAGCATTTTGCTGATTCAGTGTATTCTCGGGCTGACCACCATTCCGTTCTCGGCGCAGCATCCGGACGGCAGCGAAATGCTGAAGCTGGTCGGCTGGGCGCAGAGCGTGGTGACCTTCCAGGGCGGTGCGTCCACGTATCTGGACGGAGTAGCGATCATCTACCGCGTTCATCTGGTGCTGGGGATGACTATCTTCCTGCTCTTCCCGTTCACCCGTCTGGTACACGTATGGAGTGCGCCAATTGAGTATGTAACGCGGCGCTATCAGGTAGTGCGGTCACGTCGCTAA
- a CDS encoding IclR family transcriptional regulator domain-containing protein produces MSNEINDSLAARQAERDPNFMLSLARGLEVLSAFTPQRQRLTISQLSQKTQISRAAVRRCLYTLAALGMVHTPDGRTYELLPRVLAVGHAYLAGTPLAKAAQHSLDILGQQLNESCSAATLDGDNVLYIARTAVNNLLSIDLGRGSRLPAWATSMGRVLLSALPEEQLEVTLSRATLIRYTPHTLCDKESLRTEIAKVRIQGYALADRQIEVGLCSLAVPLLSRNGQIVAAMNVGVPASSMDAQALKEKALAPLRRAAMELSLQL; encoded by the coding sequence ATGAGCAATGAAATCAACGACTCCCTGGCGGCCAGGCAGGCTGAGCGGGACCCCAACTTTATGTTGTCTCTGGCCCGTGGCCTGGAGGTGCTGAGTGCCTTCACCCCACAACGTCAGCGATTAACAATCTCACAACTTAGTCAGAAAACCCAGATCTCCCGTGCGGCCGTTCGTCGCTGTTTGTACACCCTTGCGGCGCTGGGCATGGTGCATACGCCAGATGGCCGAACCTACGAGCTTTTGCCCCGCGTGCTGGCGGTGGGTCATGCCTATCTCGCCGGAACACCGCTGGCGAAAGCGGCGCAGCACTCCCTCGATATTCTTGGTCAGCAGTTGAATGAATCCTGTTCAGCCGCAACGCTTGATGGCGATAATGTACTGTACATCGCACGTACCGCCGTGAATAACTTGCTGAGTATTGATTTAGGACGCGGCAGTCGTTTGCCCGCCTGGGCGACCTCCATGGGCCGCGTGCTACTCAGTGCGCTGCCGGAAGAGCAACTAGAAGTGACACTGTCACGCGCCACGTTAATTCGCTACACGCCGCATACGCTGTGCGACAAAGAGTCCCTGCGTACGGAGATTGCCAAAGTGCGTATTCAGGGTTACGCCCTTGCTGACCGGCAGATAGAGGTAGGTCTTTGCTCGCTGGCAGTTCCGCTATTGTCTCGCAACGGTCAAATCGTGGCGGCGATGAATGTTGGTGTCCCGGCCTCCAGCATGGACGCCCAGGCGCTGAAGGAGAAAGCACTGGCTCCGCTAAGGCGAGCGGCGATGGAATTGTCGTTGCAGTTGTGA
- the narW gene encoding nitrate reductase molybdenum cofactor assembly chaperone encodes MQILKVIGLLLEYPDEVCWENRDELINLVERDAPMLLPFVVKHLSVPLLDKQAEWCEFFERGRATSLLLFEHVHAESRDRGQAMVDLMAQYEKAGLQIDCRELPDYLPLYLEYLSVLPPHEAQDGLQNVAPILALLGGRLKQREAPWYQIFDALLIIANTSLSSDSVTKQVAGETRDDTRQALDAVWEEEQVKFIEDNATSCDSSPLQSYQRRFSQDVAPQYVDVRAGGPK; translated from the coding sequence ATGCAAATATTGAAGGTGATCGGCCTGCTGCTGGAGTATCCGGATGAGGTGTGCTGGGAGAATCGCGACGAGCTGATTAACCTGGTAGAACGCGATGCGCCGATGCTGCTGCCCTTTGTGGTGAAGCATCTCAGCGTACCGCTGCTCGATAAACAGGCGGAATGGTGCGAGTTTTTTGAACGCGGTCGCGCCACCTCGCTGCTGCTGTTTGAGCACGTGCATGCGGAATCGCGCGATCGCGGTCAGGCGATGGTCGATTTAATGGCTCAGTATGAAAAAGCCGGGCTGCAGATCGATTGTCGCGAACTACCCGATTATCTGCCGCTGTATCTGGAATATCTCAGCGTTCTTCCGCCTCACGAGGCGCAGGATGGATTACAGAACGTCGCGCCGATTCTGGCGCTGCTGGGCGGGCGACTAAAACAGCGCGAGGCACCGTGGTATCAGATTTTTGATGCCCTGCTGATTATCGCCAATACCTCACTTTCAAGTGACAGTGTCACAAAACAGGTGGCGGGTGAAACGCGTGACGACACCCGACAGGCGCTTGATGCAGTCTGGGAAGAGGAGCAGGTGAAATTTATCGAAGATAATGCCACCAGCTGTGACAGTTCCCCGCTGCAAAGCTATCAACGACGCTTTAGCCAGGACGTTGCCCCGCAGTACGTCGACGTCCGTGCCGGAGGCCCGAAATGA
- a CDS encoding MFS transporter: MSTCIAAEASLDKTKPAWRAVYALALGVFGLIVAEFLPASLLTPMAASLNVSEGMAGQAVTATALIALVTGLLITPATKNIDRRWVLMFFSVLQILSSLLVAFAPSLNVLLVGRLLLGIAIGGFWSMSTATAMRLVPAAMVPKALAIIFSAVSIATVVAAPLGSYLGGLIGWRNVFILCAAPSVVALFWQLWVLPSMRPQSVGSFATLFKVLARPGMLGGMFATILIFSGHFAFFTYLRPFLETVAQTSVEGVSLILLGFGVANFIGTSVAGYLLSRNLHLTLALVPFVMSFLALLMVIFGHMVLLDALLVAMWGFAFGLVPVGWSTWLATTVPDEAESAGGLLVASIQLAISAGAAGGGLVFDLNGASGVFMGSGILLLSAMVIVFARVRVKPVAQ; the protein is encoded by the coding sequence ATGAGCACATGCATTGCAGCGGAAGCCAGTCTGGATAAAACCAAACCGGCCTGGCGGGCGGTCTATGCACTGGCGCTGGGGGTCTTTGGCTTGATCGTGGCGGAATTTCTACCTGCCAGTCTGTTGACGCCCATGGCGGCAAGCCTGAACGTGAGCGAGGGGATGGCCGGGCAAGCGGTGACGGCGACGGCCTTAATTGCGCTGGTAACGGGCTTATTGATTACGCCTGCGACCAAAAATATCGATCGCCGCTGGGTGTTAATGTTCTTCTCTGTTTTACAGATACTCTCCAGCCTGCTGGTGGCCTTTGCGCCATCGCTGAATGTTTTGTTAGTAGGCCGTTTACTGCTGGGTATTGCGATTGGCGGCTTCTGGTCAATGTCGACGGCGACCGCGATGCGGCTGGTACCCGCTGCGATGGTGCCGAAGGCACTGGCGATCATTTTCAGCGCGGTCTCTATCGCCACCGTCGTGGCAGCACCGCTCGGCAGCTACCTTGGCGGACTGATTGGCTGGCGTAATGTCTTTATCCTCTGTGCGGCCCCGAGCGTTGTGGCGCTGTTCTGGCAACTTTGGGTGTTGCCATCCATGCGTCCGCAAAGCGTGGGCAGCTTTGCCACGCTGTTTAAGGTGCTGGCTCGCCCCGGCATGTTAGGGGGGATGTTCGCCACCATTTTAATTTTTAGCGGTCATTTTGCCTTTTTCACTTATTTACGACCATTTCTGGAAACCGTAGCGCAAACCAGCGTGGAGGGCGTTTCGTTGATATTACTTGGCTTCGGCGTGGCGAATTTTATCGGTACGTCCGTTGCGGGTTATCTGTTGAGCCGCAACTTACATTTAACGCTGGCGCTGGTGCCGTTTGTGATGAGCTTCCTGGCGCTGCTGATGGTGATATTTGGTCATATGGTGTTACTTGATGCACTGCTGGTAGCGATGTGGGGCTTTGCCTTTGGCCTGGTGCCGGTAGGCTGGTCGACGTGGCTTGCCACTACCGTACCGGATGAAGCGGAGAGCGCAGGGGGATTACTGGTGGCATCCATCCAACTGGCGATTAGCGCGGGCGCTGCGGGCGGTGGCCTGGTGTTTGATCTCAACGGTGCCAGCGGCGTATTCATGGGGAGTGGGATTCTACTGTTGAGTGCGATGGTGATTGTCTTCGCGCGGGTAAGAGTGAAGCCAGTGGCGCAATAA
- the narH gene encoding nitrate reductase subunit beta, translating into MKIRSQVGMVLNLDKCIGCHTCSVTCKNVWSSREGMEYAWFNNVETKPGIGYPKNWEDQDKWQGGWVRGISGKLTPRLGGKLGLLSKIFANPVLPAIDEYYEPFTYDYQTLHNAPEGKDLPTARPRSLISGKRMNKIEWGPNWEELLGGEFDKRAHDRNFESMQKEMYGAFENTFMMYLPRLCEHCLNPSCVATCPSGAIYKREEDGIVLIDQDKCRGWRMCISGCPYKKIYFNWKSGKSEKCIFCYPRIESGQPTVCSETCVGRIRYLGVLLYDADRIEEAASTEHETDLYERQCEVFLNPNDPAVIEEALKQGIPQNVIDAAQRSPVYKMAMDWKLALPLHPEYRTLPMVWYVPPLSPIQSVADAGGLPRNGGVLPAVETLRIPVQYLANMLSAGDTGPVLRALKRMMAMRHYKRSQTVEGVTDTRAIEEVGLSVEQVEEMYRYLAIANYEDRFVIPTSHRELAEDAFPERNGCGFTFGDGCHGSDTKFNLFNSQRIDAINITEVREKAEGE; encoded by the coding sequence ATGAAAATACGTTCGCAAGTTGGAATGGTACTGAATCTTGATAAATGCATCGGCTGCCACACCTGCTCGGTGACCTGTAAAAACGTCTGGAGCAGCCGCGAAGGCATGGAGTACGCGTGGTTTAACAACGTGGAAACCAAGCCCGGTATTGGCTATCCGAAAAACTGGGAAGATCAGGATAAATGGCAAGGCGGCTGGGTGCGCGGTATCAGCGGTAAGCTCACGCCGCGCCTGGGCGGTAAGCTCGGCCTGTTATCGAAAATCTTCGCCAACCCGGTGCTGCCGGCTATTGATGAGTATTACGAGCCCTTCACCTATGATTATCAGACGCTGCACAATGCGCCGGAAGGGAAAGATTTGCCAACCGCGCGTCCGCGTTCGCTGATCAGCGGCAAGCGCATGAATAAGATCGAATGGGGCCCGAACTGGGAAGAGCTGCTGGGCGGTGAATTCGATAAGCGCGCCCACGACCGCAACTTCGAGTCGATGCAGAAAGAGATGTACGGCGCGTTTGAAAATACCTTCATGATGTATCTGCCGCGCCTGTGTGAACACTGCCTGAACCCCAGCTGCGTGGCGACCTGCCCGAGCGGCGCGATTTACAAGCGTGAAGAAGATGGCATCGTGCTTATCGACCAGGATAAATGTCGCGGCTGGAGGATGTGCATCAGCGGCTGCCCGTACAAAAAAATCTACTTCAACTGGAAGAGCGGCAAATCAGAAAAATGCATTTTCTGTTACCCGCGCATTGAGTCCGGCCAGCCGACCGTCTGTTCGGAAACCTGCGTCGGGCGCATCCGCTACCTGGGCGTGCTGCTCTATGATGCGGACCGTATCGAAGAAGCGGCGAGCACCGAACATGAAACGGATCTCTATGAGCGTCAGTGCGAGGTGTTTCTGAACCCGAACGACCCGGCGGTCATTGAAGAAGCGCTGAAACAGGGTATTCCGCAAAACGTTATCGACGCCGCCCAGCGCTCGCCGGTCTATAAAATGGCGATGGACTGGAAGCTGGCCCTGCCGCTGCATCCGGAATATCGCACCCTGCCGATGGTCTGGTACGTGCCGCCGCTGTCACCGATTCAGTCCGTTGCCGACGCTGGTGGCCTGCCGCGTAATGGCGGCGTGTTGCCTGCCGTGGAAACCCTGCGTATTCCGGTGCAATACCTCGCCAATATGCTGAGCGCGGGCGATACCGGCCCGGTGCTGCGCGCCCTGAAACGCATGATGGCGATGCGCCACTATAAACGCTCACAAACCGTCGAAGGCGTTACCGATACCCGCGCGATTGAAGAAGTGGGGCTCAGCGTGGAACAGGTTGAAGAGATGTACCGTTATCTGGCGATCGCTAACTACGAGGATCGCTTTGTGATCCCGACCAGCCACCGCGAACTGGCGGAAGATGCCTTCCCGGAACGCAACGGCTGCGGCTTTACCTTTGGCGACGGCTGTCACGGTTCAGACACTAAATTCAACCTCTTCAACAGCCAGCGAATCGATGCCATCAACATCACGGAAGTGCGCGAAAAAGCGGAGGGAGAGTGA
- a CDS encoding NarK family nitrate/nitrite MFS transporter encodes MSQQNEKNNHYLLTTWKPENAAFWENKGHKIARKNLIISVSCLLLAFCVWMLFSAVAVNLNKVGFNFTTDQLFLLTALPSLSGAILRVPYSFMVPIFGGRYWTVLSTVILIIPCIWLGIAIQNTHTPFEVFIVISLLCGFAGANFASSMGNISFFYPKAKQGSALGINGGLGNLGVSVMQLAAPLVIFLPIFTFLGVHGVTQEDGSSMWLTNAAWIWAPLLFIATVAAWFGMNDIASSKASIAEQLPVLKSGHMWLLSLLYLATFGSFIGFSAGFAMLAKTQFPDVNILKLAFFGPFIGALARSFGGVISDRLGGVRVTLVNFILMALFSALLFLTLPGSGQGSFLAFYVVFMGLFLTAGLGSGSTFQMIAVLFRQLTIEKIKKRGGSDEEAQHAAVTDTAAALGFISAIGAVGGFFIPKAFGTSLALTGSPVGAMKIFLIFYIVCVLVTWLVYGRRKASSQ; translated from the coding sequence ATGTCACAACAAAATGAGAAAAATAATCATTATCTTTTAACCACGTGGAAACCGGAAAATGCGGCATTTTGGGAGAATAAAGGGCATAAAATCGCGCGAAAAAACCTTATTATTTCAGTAAGTTGTTTATTGCTTGCCTTCTGTGTCTGGATGCTCTTCAGTGCCGTTGCGGTCAATCTCAATAAAGTCGGCTTTAATTTCACCACCGATCAGCTCTTTTTATTAACTGCGTTACCTTCTCTCTCCGGCGCTATTTTACGCGTGCCCTACTCCTTTATGGTACCTATATTTGGCGGGCGATACTGGACGGTATTAAGCACCGTTATTCTGATTATTCCCTGCATCTGGCTGGGCATTGCCATTCAAAATACCCATACTCCTTTCGAAGTATTCATCGTCATTTCATTGCTGTGCGGTTTTGCCGGGGCGAACTTCGCTTCCAGCATGGGAAACATTAGCTTCTTTTATCCAAAAGCGAAGCAAGGCAGTGCGCTGGGCATCAATGGCGGGCTGGGTAACCTTGGCGTTAGCGTCATGCAGTTGGCCGCGCCGCTGGTGATTTTCCTGCCGATTTTTACCTTCCTGGGTGTTCATGGCGTCACCCAGGAAGACGGTTCTTCAATGTGGCTTACCAACGCCGCGTGGATCTGGGCCCCCCTGTTATTCATCGCGACCGTTGCCGCCTGGTTTGGCATGAATGACATTGCAAGCTCGAAGGCCTCGATAGCCGAGCAACTGCCCGTGCTGAAAAGCGGGCATATGTGGCTGTTAAGTCTGCTGTACCTCGCCACCTTCGGTTCGTTCATCGGCTTCTCGGCAGGCTTTGCGATGCTGGCGAAAACTCAGTTCCCGGATGTGAACATCCTGAAGCTCGCCTTCTTCGGGCCATTTATCGGCGCGCTGGCGCGTTCCTTTGGTGGCGTTATCTCCGACCGTCTCGGCGGCGTGCGCGTCACGCTGGTGAATTTTATCCTCATGGCCCTGTTCAGCGCCCTGTTGTTCCTTACCCTTCCCGGCTCCGGGCAGGGTAGCTTCCTGGCGTTTTATGTGGTCTTTATGGGACTGTTCCTGACCGCCGGATTAGGCAGCGGATCAACTTTCCAGATGATCGCCGTTCTCTTCCGTCAACTGACGATCGAAAAAATCAAAAAACGCGGCGGCAGCGATGAAGAAGCACAACATGCTGCGGTTACCGACACCGCCGCTGCGCTGGGCTTTATCTCTGCCATTGGTGCTGTAGGTGGTTTCTTCATACCGAAAGCCTTCGGCACCTCGCTGGCCCTCACCGGTTCCCCGGTCGGCGCGATGAAAATATTCCTCATCTTTTACATCGTTTGTGTGCTGGTGACCTGGCTGGTTTATGGTCGCCGTAAAGCGTCATCTCAATAA
- a CDS encoding nitrate reductase subunit alpha has translation MSKLLDRFRYFKQKGETFANGHGQEFHTNRDWEDSYRQRWQFDKIVRSTHGVNCTGSCSWKIYVKNGLVTWETQQTDYPRTRPDLPNHEPRGCPRGASYSWYLYSANRLKYPLARKKLIELWRESLNQHGDPVVAWDAIMSDKQKCLSYKQARGKGGFVRSSWKELNQLIAAANVWTIKNYGPDRVAGFSPIPAMSMVSYAAGTRYLSLIGGTCLSFYDWYCDLPPASPMTWGEQTDVPESADWYNSSYIIAWGSNVPQTRTPDAHFFTEVRYKGTKTIAITPDYSEVAKLCDHWLAPKQGTDSALAMAMGHVILKEFHLDNPSQYFLNYCRRYSDMPMLVMLDAREDGSYSAGRMLRASDLVDGLGESNNPEWKTVAYNTTGELVVPNGSIGFRWGEKGKWNLESLAAGQETELTLSLMDTRDTVAGVAFPYFGGNENPHFRSVKQEPILVRQLPAKQLTFADGHSGLVVSVYDLILANYGLDRGLNDEHAATDYDDVKAYSPAWAEQITGVPRRNIELIAREFADTANKTHGRSMIILGAGVNHWYHMDMNYRGMINMLVFCGCVGQSGGGWAHYVGQEKLRPQTGWLPLAFALDWNRPPRHMNSTSYFYNHASQWRYEKLTAQELLSPLADPGKYTGHLVDFNVRAERMGWLPSAPQLNLNPLHIKGMAEAAGVSPTDFTAQSLKSGDIRMACEQPDSGKNHPRNLFIWRSNLLGSSGKGHEYMLKYLLGTDSGIQGEELGSTDDVKPEEVEWQTTAIEGKLDLLVTLDFRMSSTCLFSDIVLPTATWYEKDDMNTSDMHPFIHPLSAAVDPAWESKSDWEIYKGIAKSFSEVCQGHLGQETDIVLLPLQHDSPAELSQPFDIKDWRKGECDLIPGKTAPNIIAVERDYPATYERFTSLGPLMDKLGNGGKGISWKTQQEVDFLGKLNYVKLDGPAKGRPKIETALDASEVILSLAPETNGQVAVKAWEALGEFTGRDHTHLALNKEDEKIRFRDIQAQPRKIISSPTWSGLESEHVSYNAGYTNVHELIPWRTVSGRQQLYQDHAWMRDFGEALVAYRPPIDTRSVTHMKEIPPNGFPEKALNFLTPHQKWGIHSTYSENLLMLTMSRGGPIVWISETDAKELGIADNDWIEAFNANGALTARAVVSQRIPPGMTMMYHAQERIMNIPGSEVTGRRGGIHNSVTRVCPKPTHMIGGYAQLAYGFNYYGTVGSNRDEFIMIRKMKNINWLDGEGQDQVQEAKK, from the coding sequence ATGAGTAAGTTGCTGGATCGCTTTCGTTATTTCAAACAAAAAGGCGAAACCTTCGCCAATGGCCACGGCCAGGAGTTCCATACCAACCGTGACTGGGAAGACAGCTATCGCCAGCGTTGGCAATTCGACAAAATTGTGCGGTCTACCCACGGCGTCAACTGTACCGGCTCCTGTAGCTGGAAAATCTATGTGAAGAATGGCCTGGTCACCTGGGAGACCCAACAGACAGACTATCCGCGTACCCGCCCTGACCTGCCGAATCATGAGCCGCGCGGCTGCCCGCGTGGCGCGAGTTACTCCTGGTATCTCTACAGCGCTAACCGCCTGAAATATCCGCTGGCACGCAAAAAGCTGATTGAACTATGGCGCGAGTCGTTAAACCAGCACGGTGACCCGGTCGTGGCCTGGGATGCCATCATGTCTGATAAGCAAAAATGCCTGAGCTACAAGCAGGCGCGCGGCAAAGGCGGTTTTGTTCGCTCGTCGTGGAAAGAGTTAAACCAGCTTATCGCCGCCGCCAACGTGTGGACCATCAAAAACTACGGCCCGGATCGCGTGGCGGGCTTCTCGCCGATCCCGGCGATGTCGATGGTCTCTTACGCTGCGGGGACGCGTTATCTCTCGCTGATTGGCGGCACCTGCCTGAGTTTCTATGACTGGTACTGCGACCTTCCCCCGGCATCGCCAATGACCTGGGGTGAACAAACGGATGTGCCGGAATCCGCTGACTGGTACAACTCCAGCTATATCATCGCCTGGGGCTCTAACGTGCCGCAGACGCGTACACCTGACGCCCACTTCTTCACTGAGGTGCGCTATAAGGGTACCAAAACCATCGCTATTACCCCGGACTATTCGGAAGTTGCCAAACTCTGCGACCACTGGCTGGCACCAAAACAGGGCACCGATAGCGCCCTGGCGATGGCGATGGGCCATGTGATCCTCAAAGAGTTCCACCTCGATAACCCAAGCCAATATTTCCTCAACTACTGCCGTCGCTACAGTGATATGCCGATGCTGGTAATGCTCGACGCGCGTGAAGATGGTTCGTACAGCGCAGGCCGCATGCTGCGCGCCTCCGACCTCGTGGATGGTCTGGGTGAAAGCAATAATCCGGAATGGAAAACCGTGGCCTACAACACCACAGGCGAACTGGTGGTGCCGAACGGCTCGATTGGCTTTCGCTGGGGCGAGAAAGGCAAATGGAATCTGGAATCACTGGCAGCCGGTCAGGAGACCGAACTGACGCTGTCGCTGATGGACACCCGTGATACGGTGGCAGGCGTGGCATTCCCCTACTTTGGCGGCAATGAAAACCCGCATTTCCGCAGCGTCAAACAGGAACCGATTCTGGTGCGCCAGCTTCCGGCGAAACAGTTGACCTTCGCCGATGGTCACAGTGGCCTGGTGGTGAGCGTCTATGACCTGATCCTGGCAAACTATGGCCTCGATCGCGGTCTGAACGACGAGCACGCCGCCACCGACTATGATGATGTCAAAGCCTACAGCCCGGCCTGGGCCGAGCAGATCACCGGTGTACCGCGCAGAAACATTGAGCTGATTGCTCGCGAGTTTGCCGACACCGCCAACAAAACGCACGGTCGTTCAATGATTATTCTCGGTGCCGGGGTCAACCACTGGTACCACATGGATATGAACTACCGCGGGATGATCAACATGCTGGTGTTCTGCGGCTGTGTCGGTCAAAGCGGCGGCGGCTGGGCCCACTATGTCGGCCAGGAGAAACTGCGTCCGCAAACCGGTTGGCTGCCGCTGGCCTTCGCGCTGGACTGGAACCGTCCGCCGCGCCACATGAACAGCACCTCGTACTTCTACAACCACGCCAGCCAGTGGCGCTACGAGAAACTCACCGCCCAGGAGTTACTCTCACCGCTGGCCGATCCGGGCAAATACACGGGTCATCTGGTTGACTTTAACGTCCGCGCTGAACGAATGGGCTGGCTGCCGTCTGCCCCGCAGCTCAATCTGAATCCACTGCACATCAAAGGGATGGCGGAAGCCGCAGGCGTATCGCCAACGGACTTCACCGCGCAGTCGCTGAAATCCGGTGATATTCGCATGGCCTGCGAACAGCCGGACAGCGGTAAAAACCACCCGCGTAACCTGTTTATCTGGCGTTCTAACCTGTTGGGATCTTCCGGTAAGGGGCATGAGTATATGCTTAAGTATTTACTGGGCACGGATAGCGGTATTCAGGGTGAAGAACTGGGTTCCACCGATGATGTGAAACCTGAAGAAGTGGAGTGGCAAACCACCGCTATTGAGGGCAAGCTGGATCTGCTGGTCACGCTCGATTTCCGTATGTCCAGCACCTGTCTGTTCTCCGATATCGTTCTGCCGACCGCCACCTGGTATGAAAAAGACGATATGAACACCTCGGATATGCACCCGTTTATCCACCCGCTCTCCGCCGCCGTCGACCCGGCCTGGGAGTCGAAAAGCGACTGGGAGATCTACAAAGGCATTGCCAAATCCTTCTCTGAAGTATGCCAGGGGCATCTGGGCCAGGAAACGGATATCGTGCTGCTGCCGCTTCAGCATGATTCACCGGCGGAGTTGTCTCAGCCGTTTGACATTAAAGACTGGCGCAAAGGCGAATGTGACCTGATTCCAGGGAAAACCGCGCCAAACATTATTGCCGTTGAGCGTGACTACCCGGCCACCTATGAACGTTTCACGTCCCTCGGCCCGTTGATGGATAAACTGGGCAACGGCGGGAAAGGCATTAGCTGGAAAACGCAGCAGGAAGTCGATTTCCTCGGCAAGCTGAACTACGTCAAGCTGGATGGCCCGGCCAAAGGCCGCCCGAAAATCGAAACCGCGCTGGACGCCTCAGAAGTGATTCTTTCGCTGGCCCCGGAAACCAACGGCCAGGTGGCGGTAAAAGCCTGGGAAGCGCTGGGCGAATTTACCGGGCGCGATCACACCCACCTGGCGCTGAACAAAGAAGATGAAAAGATCCGCTTTCGCGATATTCAGGCCCAGCCGCGCAAAATCATCTCCAGCCCGACCTGGTCAGGTCTTGAGAGCGAACATGTTTCCTATAACGCCGGTTACACCAACGTGCATGAGCTGATCCCATGGCGCACGGTGTCCGGGCGACAACAGCTGTACCAGGACCACGCCTGGATGCGCGATTTTGGCGAGGCGTTAGTCGCCTATCGGCCGCCGATCGATACCCGCAGCGTCACGCACATGAAGGAAATACCGCCCAACGGCTTCCCGGAGAAAGCGCTTAACTTCCTGACGCCGCACCAGAAATGGGGCATCCACTCCACCTACAGTGAGAACCTGCTGATGCTGACTATGTCACGCGGCGGGCCGATTGTGTGGATAAGCGAAACCGATGCCAAAGAGCTCGGCATCGCCGATAACGACTGGATTGAAGCCTTCAACGCCAACGGTGCGCTTACCGCTCGCGCAGTGGTCAGCCAGCGAATTCCACCGGGCATGACCATGATGTATCACGCCCAAGAACGCATCATGAATATTCCGGGCTCAGAAGTTACCGGACGGCGCGGCGGGATCCATAACTCGGTCACACGCGTCTGCCCGAAACCGACGCACATGATTGGCGGCTATGCGCAGCTGGCTTACGGCTTTAACTACTACGGAACGGTCGGTTCAAACCGCGATGAGTTCATCATGATCCGCAAAATGAAAAACATTAACTGGCTGGATGGCGAAGGTCAGGATCAGGTACAGGAGGCGAAAAAATGA